The proteins below are encoded in one region of Pelotomaculum isophthalicicum JI:
- a CDS encoding D-glycero-alpha-D-manno-heptose-1,7-bisphosphate 7-phosphatase codes for MISLGRVLKPAAFMDRDGVLNVDTGYVFRWEDFVWVAGAKDAVKLLNEAGYLVFVVTNQSGIARGYFKEADIVALHCWMNQELGACGAHVDAFYYCPHHPNATSIPYRKVCGCRKPAPGLLLQAMEEWPVDKSGSFLVGDKRSDLEAAIGAGLPGYLFKGSDLFVFIKNLLVKRRGYAFERTW; via the coding sequence TTGATTTCTCTTGGTCGTGTATTAAAACCCGCGGCCTTTATGGACCGCGACGGTGTACTTAATGTAGATACCGGCTATGTATTTCGCTGGGAGGATTTTGTGTGGGTGGCTGGGGCGAAGGATGCGGTGAAGCTGTTGAACGAAGCGGGCTACCTGGTTTTTGTGGTGACAAACCAGAGCGGCATAGCACGGGGGTACTTCAAGGAAGCTGACATTGTTGCCTTGCATTGCTGGATGAACCAGGAGCTTGGTGCATGCGGCGCCCATGTTGATGCTTTTTATTACTGTCCTCACCACCCGAATGCTACGTCAATACCCTATCGGAAGGTCTGTGGTTGCCGCAAGCCAGCGCCTGGATTGCTTCTGCAAGCGATGGAAGAATGGCCGGTGGACAAGAGTGGATCTTTTCTGGTGGGCGATAAGAGGAGTGATCTTGAGGCTGCGATCGGTGCCGGGTTGCCGGGGTATTTGTTTAAAGGTTCCGATCTGTTTGTTTTTATAAAGAATCTTTTGGTAAAGCGGAGGGGGTATGCTTTTGAGAGAACGTGGTAA
- a CDS encoding glycosyltransferase family 9 protein, which produces MRERGNKILKFFDKFIGIPLIFILGLTKKKKKFNFEVIKNKNKLKFILLKTAGIGDTILLSAVVCELKDSFPCSKITLVCSSNNCQCARYLPGIDEVVLFNMSRPLESLRSIAALDEFDILFDFAPWARINSLISYFARAELKVGFRRKNMFRHYVYDISVNHMDDTHEIENYRKLLRAVDIDIKNFKPAFLIKNSLLQNTAWVLEDGRRSVVMHPFPGGSKSYLKEWPLENWVEIGMQLIKEGCKIFISGGKEDIGRAEYIAREIEKGGGECSVLAGKLSLNEVAGILKKSSLLITVNTGIMHMGAVVGIDLVALHGPTSPLRWGPVSDKAVVIKPKIECSPCISLGFEYGCEDGGCMETITVEEVLLAAKGILSRNG; this is translated from the coding sequence TTGAGAGAACGTGGTAATAAAATCTTAAAGTTTTTTGATAAGTTTATAGGTATCCCGCTTATTTTTATACTCGGCTTAACGAAAAAAAAGAAAAAATTTAATTTTGAAGTTATAAAAAATAAAAACAAGCTAAAATTTATTTTGTTGAAGACTGCTGGCATAGGAGATACAATTCTTCTTTCTGCCGTTGTATGTGAATTAAAAGATAGCTTTCCCTGTTCCAAAATAACGCTGGTTTGTTCAAGTAATAATTGCCAATGTGCTAGGTATTTGCCCGGTATTGATGAAGTTGTTTTGTTTAACATGTCTAGGCCACTGGAGTCGTTGAGGTCTATAGCAGCGCTGGATGAATTCGATATTCTGTTTGATTTTGCGCCATGGGCTAGGATTAACAGCTTGATTTCGTACTTTGCCAGGGCTGAACTTAAAGTAGGTTTTAGAAGGAAAAATATGTTCAGGCATTATGTATACGATATAAGCGTGAATCATATGGATGATACTCATGAAATAGAAAACTACCGTAAGTTGTTACGTGCTGTTGATATAGACATAAAAAATTTTAAACCTGCATTTTTGATAAAAAATAGTCTTTTACAAAACACTGCCTGGGTATTGGAAGACGGTAGGCGTAGCGTGGTAATGCACCCCTTTCCTGGTGGCTCAAAAAGTTACTTGAAAGAATGGCCTTTGGAGAACTGGGTGGAAATTGGTATGCAATTGATAAAAGAGGGATGCAAGATCTTTATCAGTGGGGGAAAAGAAGATATAGGTAGGGCTGAATATATAGCGAGGGAGATAGAGAAAGGTGGAGGGGAATGTTCCGTTTTAGCGGGGAAGCTTTCCCTAAATGAAGTAGCTGGAATATTAAAAAAGTCTTCATTATTGATAACTGTCAATACAGGTATAATGCACATGGGAGCAGTAGTAGGAATTGATCTGGTAGCCCTGCATGGGCCAACCTCACCTTTGCGCTGGGGGCCGGTGAGCGATAAAGCTGTCGTCATCAAGCCAAAGATTGAATGCTCGCCGTGTATTAGCCTCGGTTTTGAGTATGGGTGTGAAGATGGTGGCTGCATGGAGACAATAACGGTTGAAGAGGTGCTGCTGGCTGCGAAGGGTATATTAAGTAGGAACGGATGA
- a CDS encoding VanZ family protein: MRRWLLVLACLAAIFYFSAQPFSAQDLRAEIGRHGRIVQKVRDLPPVSFSYGGEIVDNRLNPEDFIQFWLRKGAHFVVYGLLGLAIDGALAAAGLKGCRRWIAAGLFVFLVAVLDEQNQMSVPGRTGRPLDVLVDLAGFFIFTLFTKPYTNG; the protein is encoded by the coding sequence ATGCGGCGGTGGCTTTTGGTTCTGGCCTGTCTTGCGGCCATCTTTTATTTTTCCGCGCAGCCTTTCTCCGCGCAGGACTTGCGGGCGGAAATCGGCCGGCACGGCAGGATTGTGCAAAAGGTGCGGGATCTGCCGCCGGTGAGCTTTTCTTACGGCGGGGAAATTGTGGACAACCGCCTGAATCCTGAAGATTTTATCCAGTTCTGGCTGCGCAAGGGGGCGCACTTTGTTGTGTACGGGCTGCTCGGGCTGGCTATTGACGGGGCTCTTGCGGCAGCCGGCTTGAAGGGATGCCGGCGTTGGATTGCTGCGGGGTTGTTTGTGTTTCTGGTCGCGGTTTTGGATGAACAGAACCAGATGAGCGTTCCGGGGCGCACCGGCAGGCCGCTGGACGTGCTGGTGGACCTGGCTGGGTTTTTTATCTTCACCCTGTTTACGAAGCCATATACCAACGGATAG